Proteins from one Xanthocytophaga agilis genomic window:
- a CDS encoding leucine-rich repeat domain-containing protein codes for MLLSGRDKENIIRLLLSGQEENITLGLQLAESQKIDLTDFTEDINILAKAVRCSSFSFSQKLLKIVQLEDCNFSNPIPLSLISYLVSLKKLGLVFNQLKTIPEEILNLIQLTHLNLEKNQLSKLPVEIGKLTNLKELNLRENPLTSLPEEFGNLTQLKTLNLGKNQLSELPPRIWNLRQLKTLELFQNQLLEVPDEIGSLAQLDTLRLESNKLTSMPPAFWTLTQLTFLGLTGNKLKALPPEIGNLKKLRTLYVDSIQLTSLPTELWNLTQLQILSLGRNKLDILPAEIAKLTRLVDLDLQRNKISTLPEEISQLPILSKVNLCNNPISESEKERIKMLLPHCKLYF; via the coding sequence ATGCTTTTATCTGGTCGCGACAAAGAAAACATTATTCGATTATTGCTATCAGGTCAGGAGGAAAATATCACACTTGGCTTGCAATTAGCCGAGTCTCAGAAAATAGATCTAACTGATTTTACAGAAGATATCAATATACTGGCGAAAGCAGTCAGATGTAGTTCATTTTCATTCTCACAAAAGCTATTAAAAATAGTTCAGTTGGAAGATTGTAACTTTTCTAATCCTATTCCTCTTTCCCTGATCTCTTATCTTGTCAGTCTGAAAAAACTTGGCTTGGTATTTAACCAACTGAAAACTATTCCCGAGGAGATACTAAACCTGATTCAACTCACTCATCTGAATTTAGAGAAGAATCAACTTAGTAAGTTGCCAGTTGAAATTGGAAAGTTGACTAATTTGAAAGAATTAAATCTGAGGGAAAACCCATTGACTTCATTACCAGAAGAATTTGGGAATCTAACTCAGTTAAAAACATTAAATCTGGGGAAAAATCAATTGAGTGAATTGCCACCAAGGATCTGGAATCTGAGACAGCTAAAGACACTGGAGTTATTTCAAAACCAATTACTTGAAGTACCTGACGAGATCGGAAGCCTGGCACAGTTAGATACACTTCGTTTAGAATCAAACAAGCTAACTTCTATGCCACCAGCATTCTGGACTTTAACCCAGTTGACTTTTCTGGGATTAACAGGGAACAAACTCAAGGCATTACCACCAGAAATTGGAAATTTAAAAAAGTTAAGAACATTGTATGTCGATAGTATTCAATTGACTAGTCTGCCAACAGAGCTATGGAATCTTACTCAGCTACAAATTTTAAGTCTTGGTAGAAATAAACTAGATATACTGCCTGCCGAGATTGCTAAACTCACCCGACTGGTTGATCTAGACTTACAACGAAATAAAATCAGCACACTTCCTGAAGAAATAAGCCAATTACCTATTCTTTCCAAAGTCAATCTTTGTAATAATCCTATTTCTGAATCAGAAAAAGAGCGAATTAAAATGTTGCTACCCCACTGTAAACTATATTTTTAA
- a CDS encoding Imm5 family immunity protein, with amino-acid sequence MEKEKMSTNFFLNTQLTALIEKGFSCIESHPCHHLESGIREAIYLALGAHHDPIAHKRRRLLAQQAINKVAPLWYTTWPQDTLLMPLLDRFIRYKERRVVEKNEFLYTQLDEDWERMSAFADNTWIQDPLHRKHRFAESMVGLTVVLATELVLFDSFVTSEESFLPQKDEEIDLMENELHFYAAFAYAGGPPFPMHYFGTGSPEKYKDYWTWWLQEALPYAWKEGMNK; translated from the coding sequence ATGGAAAAAGAGAAAATGTCAACTAATTTTTTCCTGAACACCCAACTAACAGCGTTGATTGAGAAAGGCTTTTCCTGTATAGAATCTCATCCCTGTCACCATCTGGAATCAGGAATCCGTGAAGCCATCTATCTTGCATTAGGGGCACATCATGATCCCATTGCACATAAACGACGGAGGTTATTGGCACAGCAGGCAATAAATAAGGTAGCGCCTCTATGGTATACAACCTGGCCTCAGGATACATTGCTTATGCCTCTGTTGGATCGTTTTATCCGATACAAAGAAAGAAGAGTAGTTGAAAAAAATGAGTTCTTATACACTCAGCTTGATGAAGATTGGGAACGTATGTCTGCTTTTGCTGATAATACCTGGATTCAAGACCCTTTACATCGCAAACATCGTTTTGCAGAGTCAATGGTGGGCCTGACAGTAGTTCTTGCTACCGAGCTAGTCTTGTTTGATTCTTTTGTGACTAGTGAAGAGTCATTTCTACCCCAGAAAGATGAAGAGATTGACCTGATGGAGAATGAACTGCATTTTTATGCTGCTTTTGCATATGCCGGAGGACCTCCTTTCCCAATGCACTATTTTGGTACAGGATCTCCCGAGAAATACAAGGATTACTGGACATGGTGGCTCCAGGAAGCATTACCTTATGCCTGGAAAGAAGGAATGAATAAATAA
- a CDS encoding helix-turn-helix domain-containing protein, whose protein sequence is MFLQSITPLLPLCPFIDSFWVFESDFGVPYTSSRIIVPNGKAKIIIPYLNGLVAKDESGIRERREGEIHFVGNWDKSVVISSTTRKTGTVIIELTPAGAYRFAKIAMQEVCNQIISFEQLYGTSGKNIQEQIGNTDSLAAKIQQIQQFLLSQLQTLNQHQVIVDFLTDTILKSKGQIEIKTLEQKTGYSKRYLSLLFNEYIGMSPKTLAAIVRFQQFYQLWARTSSSAFYKEELYKYYYDQSHFIKDFKRFTGYSPVRYAETDNEFGRIFYKE, encoded by the coding sequence ATGTTTTTACAATCTATCACACCTTTGCTTCCGCTTTGTCCTTTTATTGATTCGTTCTGGGTCTTTGAGAGTGACTTTGGTGTGCCCTATACCAGTAGCAGAATCATTGTGCCCAATGGTAAAGCTAAAATCATCATTCCTTATCTGAACGGATTAGTTGCAAAGGATGAATCAGGGATCCGGGAGCGAAGGGAAGGAGAAATTCACTTTGTTGGTAATTGGGATAAATCGGTGGTTATCAGTTCAACGACCCGTAAGACAGGAACCGTCATCATCGAACTTACTCCTGCCGGAGCTTATCGATTTGCTAAAATAGCCATGCAGGAGGTTTGCAACCAGATAATAAGTTTCGAGCAGTTATATGGCACATCAGGAAAAAACATTCAGGAACAAATTGGTAATACGGACTCCTTAGCAGCGAAGATTCAACAGATTCAGCAATTTCTGTTGTCTCAACTACAGACTCTCAATCAGCATCAGGTAATTGTAGACTTTTTAACTGATACAATTCTGAAATCGAAAGGACAAATTGAAATTAAGACACTCGAACAAAAAACAGGTTATTCCAAACGCTATCTGAGCCTGTTGTTTAATGAATACATCGGCATGTCGCCTAAAACACTGGCGGCTATTGTCCGGTTTCAGCAATTTTACCAATTGTGGGCCAGAACATCTTCGTCTGCTTTTTACAAAGAAGAACTGTATAAGTACTATTATGACCAGTCGCATTTTATCAAAGACTTCAAACGGTTTACGGGATATTCTCCAGTGCGTTATGCTGAAACAGACAATGAGTTTGGGCGGATTTTTTACAAAGAATAA
- a CDS encoding LIC_13387 family protein: protein MKAKLLLRLSAGLSLFFAIGHTIGHYTRKDTTDPIKKSILRQMDEQAFDYGGSLRSLGDNYEGISLFLIVILVLLTILLWQISGNIEEHKSLCISLLIPIMGCFWVFAVLSAFYFFIVPAVTCLLAGILIGWTCFRAFNQQNITDPSIS from the coding sequence ATGAAAGCCAAACTTTTACTCCGACTCTCTGCCGGACTCAGCCTTTTCTTTGCCATTGGACATACCATTGGACATTATACCCGAAAAGATACTACCGACCCCATCAAGAAGTCCATTCTGCGCCAGATGGATGAGCAGGCATTTGACTATGGCGGTTCATTACGAAGCTTAGGGGATAATTATGAAGGGATAAGTTTGTTTCTGATTGTTATATTGGTACTGCTGACTATACTGTTGTGGCAGATTTCTGGTAATATCGAAGAGCACAAATCTCTCTGTATTTCGCTATTAATTCCCATTATGGGATGTTTTTGGGTGTTTGCTGTTTTGAGTGCTTTTTATTTCTTTATCGTGCCTGCTGTAACCTGTTTACTTGCTGGTATTCTAATTGGCTGGACATGCTTTCGGGCTTTTAACCAACAAAATATAACTGACCCTTCCATTTCTTAA
- a CDS encoding alpha/beta hydrolase: protein MLYYRLLFLFMLILGGSCQSIDEPGTLVPPTVDQDPTLSQINVSVAGHTRSLHCFTYGNPENPPLFVLHGSYDEIRSYRVLQILSDRYFIVMWSQRGCGLSERITEAEFTFASQVEEVEQVKARFAPNRPITLYAHSMGGGTAAAFSARHPEQVRQLILGEPIVLQGSAMDKIWKELVEFDYTNNGWNEMAQMNDVLPAKTHEELDYRALMMLRSNMTKYFCDRNNPPAWPVWRIGGFVEMIRNKRMGNAQSGFTYDFSEGLKVYTNEVLILGGTCSGLGYRNQITYNQPLFTNAKVVKIESAGHRYLAEQFEQTIQAMKSYLYEYQ, encoded by the coding sequence ATGTTATACTATCGACTTCTTTTTTTATTTATGCTAATACTGGGAGGCTCGTGTCAGTCAATCGATGAACCAGGTACATTAGTGCCTCCTACAGTAGATCAGGACCCCACCTTATCACAGATCAATGTGAGCGTTGCGGGGCACACCCGTAGCCTTCATTGCTTTACATATGGTAATCCTGAAAATCCGCCCTTATTTGTATTACATGGAAGCTATGATGAAATTCGTAGCTACCGGGTACTACAGATATTGTCTGACCGGTATTTTATAGTAATGTGGAGTCAGCGGGGGTGTGGACTCTCTGAACGGATTACAGAAGCTGAGTTTACATTTGCATCTCAGGTAGAGGAAGTGGAGCAGGTAAAGGCTCGATTTGCTCCCAATCGCCCGATTACATTATATGCTCATTCTATGGGGGGAGGAACTGCTGCTGCGTTTTCTGCCCGGCATCCTGAGCAGGTGCGTCAGCTGATACTGGGTGAGCCGATTGTGCTGCAAGGTTCAGCAATGGATAAAATATGGAAAGAACTCGTTGAGTTTGATTATACGAACAATGGTTGGAATGAGATGGCGCAAATGAATGATGTCTTACCCGCTAAAACGCACGAAGAGCTTGATTACAGAGCTTTAATGATGCTCAGGTCAAATATGACCAAATATTTTTGCGACCGAAATAATCCTCCTGCCTGGCCTGTATGGCGAATTGGGGGATTTGTAGAAATGATACGCAACAAACGAATGGGAAATGCACAGAGTGGCTTTACGTATGATTTTTCTGAAGGATTAAAGGTCTATACCAACGAAGTATTGATTTTGGGGGGAACATGTAGTGGTCTTGGGTATCGTAATCAGATTACCTACAACCAGCCATTGTTTACGAATGCAAAAGTGGTGAAGATCGAAAGTGCAGGGCATCGGTATCTGGCCGAGCAATTTGAACAGACCATACAGGCAATGAAAAGCTATTTGTATGAGTATCAGTAA
- a CDS encoding type II CAAX endopeptidase family protein — protein MLKYSLFRDLSVFFLLIYGITWLIWSPYYAGALFPSSWHTSPVFHLAGSWGPLLASLLATYFVNGKAGLQILRQRVTRTGTDPWPLTLACFLPFVLLTFSILISVVVNQTSFSFQGLGTSREIPGLSVPEFVGINILVIGLGEEMGWRGFVLPRLQSEMSAMKASILLSVFWAIWHWPLFFYPLSGYYHMDIFGVAGWLFSLLLGSILFTCFFNSSSGSVLVCAVFHGTMDIAFTSDFANPNLTSYNGMLITILGFLVTQRFGAEHLARKDRVCQYTS, from the coding sequence ATGCTGAAGTATTCCCTCTTTCGTGACCTGTCTGTTTTTTTTCTGTTAATTTATGGGATTACCTGGCTTATCTGGTCGCCTTATTATGCTGGAGCTCTGTTTCCTTCTTCCTGGCATACAAGTCCGGTATTTCATCTGGCCGGTTCCTGGGGACCCTTACTGGCCTCTCTTCTTGCTACCTATTTTGTAAATGGAAAGGCTGGATTGCAGATACTGAGACAACGAGTGACACGAACCGGAACAGACCCCTGGCCATTGACTCTGGCTTGTTTTCTTCCCTTCGTGCTGCTTACATTCTCTATTCTTATTAGCGTAGTTGTTAATCAAACATCGTTTTCATTTCAAGGACTGGGTACATCCCGTGAAATACCTGGCCTTTCTGTGCCTGAGTTTGTAGGGATAAACATCCTGGTAATTGGATTAGGAGAAGAAATGGGGTGGAGAGGATTTGTGCTACCACGACTGCAAAGTGAGATGAGTGCCATGAAAGCAAGCATTCTTTTGTCTGTATTCTGGGCTATCTGGCACTGGCCATTGTTTTTCTATCCGTTGAGTGGTTATTACCATATGGATATTTTCGGAGTTGCAGGCTGGTTGTTCAGCCTATTGTTGGGTAGCATTCTGTTTACCTGTTTTTTTAACTCTTCCAGCGGAAGTGTACTGGTCTGTGCTGTTTTTCATGGAACGATGGACATTGCGTTTACATCCGACTTTGCCAATCCGAATCTGACCAGCTACAATGGTATGCTGATTACAATACTTGGCTTTCTTGTAACTCAGCGTTTTGGGGCTGAACACCTTGCCCGAAAAGACCGCGTTTGTCAGTATACAAGCTAG
- a CDS encoding retropepsin-like aspartic protease: MKKSIILLLYFFTIITCQAQSSNAFVRTNNLLAQKDFFAARDLYHSKKSSLSEVNRLITEANIDHIFNRLKSSNQKIELLFQKYNHSMSDSVKYKLYSIRQINHGKLYEYKEAFAVIDQLLNSYSQFMTNEEKQDFANTRLIWKALSGQPKQQIRITEETALKIKRDKAGLATIRVTHGKDSSAFIFDTGANLSTVTESMAKKFGMQFLEGVIDVTAITGNTVKSHIAVCPEINLGHIQVRNAVFLVFPDSALAVPAIQYQMHGIIGFPVIEALREIQITKSEELIVPLKSTIYASQNMALDFLTPIIELNGDSYTFDTGANTTILYRTYFLKHQKDIEQNYKIQELQFGGAGGTIRKQGYQITFSPTINNKVLRMDSVQVYTDVIKADEGHLSGNIGQDLIRRFDKMIISFASMSIQFK, encoded by the coding sequence ATGAAAAAAAGTATTATTCTTCTGTTGTATTTTTTTACAATAATCACTTGTCAGGCTCAGTCTTCCAATGCATTTGTGAGGACAAATAACCTACTTGCTCAGAAAGATTTTTTTGCAGCCCGGGATCTCTATCATTCCAAGAAATCTTCCCTGAGCGAGGTGAATCGGCTTATTACAGAAGCCAATATCGATCATATCTTTAACCGGTTAAAATCCTCAAATCAGAAAATCGAATTGCTCTTTCAGAAGTATAACCATAGTATGTCTGATTCAGTAAAATACAAGTTATATAGTATTCGACAGATAAATCATGGGAAGCTATATGAGTACAAAGAAGCCTTTGCTGTTATAGACCAGTTACTTAACTCGTATAGCCAGTTTATGACTAACGAAGAGAAGCAGGATTTTGCCAATACCCGTCTCATATGGAAAGCGTTGTCCGGACAGCCTAAACAACAAATCCGAATTACAGAAGAAACTGCCTTAAAGATAAAAAGAGATAAGGCTGGACTGGCTACTATCCGGGTTACACATGGAAAGGACAGTTCAGCCTTTATTTTTGATACAGGGGCTAACCTGTCTACAGTAACCGAATCAATGGCCAAAAAATTTGGAATGCAGTTCCTGGAAGGTGTTATTGATGTGACTGCCATTACTGGCAACACCGTAAAATCACATATCGCCGTTTGTCCGGAAATAAATCTGGGACATATTCAGGTTCGTAATGCCGTTTTTCTGGTATTTCCGGACTCTGCACTTGCTGTACCTGCCATTCAGTATCAAATGCATGGCATTATCGGATTTCCTGTCATTGAGGCTCTGAGAGAGATACAGATCACGAAGTCTGAAGAACTCATTGTGCCTTTGAAATCTACAATATATGCCAGTCAGAACATGGCACTTGACTTTCTGACTCCGATCATCGAACTAAATGGTGATAGCTATACCTTTGATACGGGTGCAAACACTACCATTCTGTATCGAACGTATTTTTTAAAGCATCAGAAAGATATTGAGCAGAACTACAAGATACAGGAGTTACAATTTGGAGGGGCTGGTGGTACTATTCGCAAACAAGGCTATCAGATTACATTTTCACCCACTATTAATAACAAAGTTCTCAGAATGGATTCAGTACAGGTATATACAGATGTGATTAAAGCAGATGAAGGACATCTTTCAGGAAACATCGGACAGGATCTGATCCGTAGATTTGATAAGATGATAATCAGTTTTGCTTCTATGTCCATTCAGTTTAAGTAA
- a CDS encoding DUF6268 family outer membrane beta-barrel protein, translating to MTPGVYSDFKDISREDIRFATGFRFRRILSERTSIGFGAGYARQFFGNVIMPFLEVNWKINDQWTLSGLFPIKPKLEYQLNKRVSLGAQILVDNSSSRLSRKYNESQIVQFKQWNAQLYTEYTIYKNIYFSIVAGYVFRRKIQLYDQNMRVPWTIFTFPIGGEKTAIRTLTGNGYILQAGLSIKLKND from the coding sequence ATCACACCCGGCGTTTATTCCGACTTCAAAGATATCAGCAGGGAAGACATCCGATTTGCCACTGGATTTCGGTTCAGACGTATTCTTTCTGAACGAACCAGTATTGGCTTTGGGGCAGGCTATGCCCGGCAATTTTTTGGAAATGTGATCATGCCGTTTCTTGAAGTAAACTGGAAAATCAATGATCAATGGACGCTGTCGGGCCTGTTTCCCATTAAGCCAAAACTGGAATATCAACTAAACAAGCGGGTTTCATTAGGAGCCCAGATTCTGGTAGATAACTCGTCAAGCCGACTGAGTAGAAAATACAATGAGAGTCAGATTGTACAATTCAAGCAATGGAATGCACAACTATATACAGAGTATACCATTTACAAAAACATTTATTTCTCTATTGTAGCAGGATATGTATTCCGACGCAAAATTCAATTATATGATCAGAACATGCGAGTGCCCTGGACTATTTTTACATTCCCCATTGGAGGCGAAAAAACAGCGATTCGCACCTTAACAGGCAACGGATATATTCTCCAGGCAGGATTGTCTATTAAGTTGAAAAACGACTAA
- a CDS encoding ABC transporter ATP-binding protein codes for MNDSQSATIRQIHSRILALKAESISKFFYTPDPFQVLREVSFQVQTGEFVSIIGKSGSGKSTLLYILSTMDTDYEGTLMLNEEKVTGKTQNELAAFRNKHLGFVFQFHYLLSDFSCLKNVMIPASRLGHYSEEEIEHRAYEKLKMLGVAEQALKPASKISGGQQQRVAIARALINEPSIVMGDEPTGNLDSKNTAIVFDMFMQLSKEYGKTIITVTHDTDFASKSDRIIEMMDGKIIPLSSIH; via the coding sequence ATGAACGATTCTCAATCTGCAACTATACGTCAGATACACTCTCGTATACTGGCCTTAAAAGCAGAGTCCATTTCAAAGTTTTTCTATACACCCGATCCATTTCAGGTACTTCGGGAAGTAAGTTTTCAGGTACAGACAGGTGAGTTTGTATCTATCATAGGCAAGTCAGGGAGTGGAAAATCGACCTTGTTGTATATTCTCTCTACCATGGATACGGATTATGAAGGTACACTGATGTTGAATGAAGAAAAGGTTACTGGCAAAACCCAAAATGAGTTGGCGGCCTTTCGAAACAAACATCTGGGATTTGTATTTCAGTTTCACTACCTGCTATCTGACTTCTCCTGTTTAAAAAATGTGATGATCCCTGCATCCAGACTTGGTCATTATTCAGAAGAGGAAATCGAACACCGGGCGTATGAAAAGCTTAAGATGTTAGGAGTGGCAGAACAGGCACTAAAACCAGCTTCTAAAATTTCTGGAGGACAGCAGCAACGGGTTGCAATTGCCCGGGCATTGATTAATGAACCTAGTATTGTGATGGGAGACGAACCCACAGGAAATCTGGATAGTAAAAACACAGCCATTGTCTTTGACATGTTTATGCAACTTAGCAAAGAGTATGGCAAAACCATTATCACAGTGACCCATGATACCGATTTTGCCAGTAAGTCGGACCGGATTATTGAGATGATGGATGGAAAAATTATTCCTCTCTCCTCTATACACTAA
- a CDS encoding ABC transporter permease: MKAGINTQIAFTYLVSRRKQTALAALGITFGISMFIFMNSLISGNNDYFEKVTLSSTPHIRLYSENQMSSHAMLNNYLGTDKINLISNPKLVNADNRIYNPNSILHAIKGHKEIIAISPQVTANVICSNASIQKNGNVAGVDIIEQDKMFDITSTMITGTVEELQNTPDGSLIGNGMAKDLNLSKGDNITLTASNGTVRRLRITGIFQTTIKSIDNTRCYTNVSIAQQLLKKDRSYITDIYINIKNYTNAPAVGKQLEALIGYQVEDWQSANEQSIAARMIRDVIANSVVITILIVAGFGIYNILNMTIYEKIKEIAILKATGFSGKHVVAIFIQQALFIGFIGGILGIGLGWLISLVVSKFYIGLGNVLYLPIAFHLKHYLQGFSFGIITAFFAGYIPARKASQVDPVSIIRG, from the coding sequence ATGAAGGCAGGAATCAACACACAAATTGCTTTCACCTATCTGGTGAGTAGAAGAAAACAGACAGCACTAGCTGCTCTTGGCATTACCTTTGGAATTTCCATGTTCATTTTTATGAACTCACTGATTAGTGGCAACAATGACTATTTTGAAAAAGTTACGCTCAGCTCAACGCCGCATATACGACTTTACAGTGAAAATCAGATGAGTTCTCATGCCATGCTGAACAACTACCTGGGTACGGATAAGATCAATCTGATTAGTAATCCTAAGCTCGTCAACGCTGACAACCGGATTTACAACCCAAACTCAATATTGCATGCCATTAAGGGACACAAAGAAATCATTGCGATCTCACCACAAGTTACAGCTAATGTTATCTGTTCCAATGCCAGTATTCAAAAGAATGGGAATGTAGCCGGTGTAGATATTATAGAACAGGACAAAATGTTTGATATCACCTCCACAATGATTACTGGTACAGTAGAAGAACTTCAGAATACCCCCGATGGTAGTCTTATTGGAAACGGGATGGCCAAAGACTTGAATTTGAGTAAGGGAGACAATATCACCCTAACGGCCTCCAATGGAACCGTCAGACGTTTGCGGATAACAGGAATTTTCCAGACTACGATCAAAAGCATTGACAATACACGTTGTTACACCAATGTAAGCATTGCTCAGCAACTGCTGAAGAAGGATCGCAGCTACATTACAGATATTTACATTAATATAAAAAATTACACGAATGCACCAGCAGTCGGTAAACAACTGGAAGCCCTTATAGGGTATCAGGTAGAAGACTGGCAGAGCGCCAATGAACAATCCATTGCCGCCCGTATGATACGGGATGTCATTGCAAACTCGGTTGTGATTACTATTTTAATTGTAGCAGGCTTTGGGATTTATAACATTCTCAATATGACTATTTACGAAAAGATAAAAGAGATTGCAATTCTGAAAGCAACCGGATTTTCAGGTAAACATGTTGTTGCCATTTTTATTCAACAGGCATTATTTATCGGGTTTATCGGGGGAATTCTTGGAATAGGTCTTGGATGGTTGATTTCGCTGGTGGTTTCGAAGTTCTATATCGGACTGGGCAATGTATTGTATCTACCCATTGCTTTTCATTTGAAGCATTATCTGCAAGGATTTTCATTTGGGATCATCACTGCTTTTTTTGCAGGTTATATTCCTGCACGAAAAGCTTCCCAGGTAGATCCAGTCTCTATCATTCGTGGCTGA
- a CDS encoding efflux RND transporter periplasmic adaptor subunit, with protein sequence MVNADQVLFVQDQQTNTIQEQAARSNLNIARQNASAHSPVLQELEAQLRSAEEKLALDKVQLERMQKLGATQSVARVEVDKAQLSYESSLHNVESIKANISSTRYNLKQALVNSQSQYQTLSSTNNYSRLVSPAHYKVYEIFKKEGELVRKGEAIATLGDPDQMVITLNVDENSISKVREEQTVLVELNTEKGKTFTGKISRVYPYFNEELQSYKVEAVFDSLPHSLIAGTLLQANIIVDKKEKALLIPRTCLSPNGKVIRKAENHNDTVLIQTGIVSTEWVEVRNGLRSTDQILKTY encoded by the coding sequence ATGGTAAACGCGGATCAGGTTTTGTTTGTACAGGACCAGCAGACCAATACCATTCAGGAACAGGCAGCCCGAAGCAATTTGAACATAGCTCGTCAGAACGCGTCTGCTCACTCCCCAGTTTTGCAGGAACTTGAAGCACAACTGCGTTCGGCTGAAGAAAAACTGGCTTTGGATAAAGTTCAGTTAGAACGTATGCAAAAACTTGGTGCTACCCAATCGGTAGCCAGAGTAGAGGTAGACAAGGCACAACTTTCGTATGAAAGCTCTCTTCACAATGTAGAATCTATCAAAGCCAATATTTCCTCTACCCGATATAACCTTAAACAAGCACTCGTCAATAGCCAAAGTCAGTACCAGACTCTTAGCTCGACCAATAACTATTCCCGGTTAGTTTCTCCAGCACATTATAAAGTATATGAAATTTTCAAAAAAGAAGGGGAGTTGGTTCGCAAAGGCGAAGCTATTGCAACATTGGGCGATCCGGATCAAATGGTGATTACCCTGAATGTGGATGAGAACAGTATTTCTAAGGTCAGGGAAGAGCAAACTGTGTTAGTTGAGCTTAATACAGAAAAAGGAAAAACATTTACCGGAAAGATTTCAAGAGTATATCCCTATTTTAATGAAGAACTTCAGTCTTATAAGGTAGAAGCTGTTTTCGATAGTCTGCCCCATTCTCTGATTGCAGGTACACTGCTTCAGGCAAATATCATTGTTGACAAAAAAGAAAAAGCATTGCTTATTCCAAGAACCTGCCTTAGCCCTAATGGAAAGGTAATCCGAAAAGCAGAAAATCACAATGACACTGTCTTGATCCAGACAGGTATTGTCTCCACAGAATGGGTAGAGGTACGTAATGGTCTCCGGTCTACCGATCAGATACTTAAAACATACTAA